In Paenibacillus kyungheensis, the following are encoded in one genomic region:
- a CDS encoding mismatch-specific DNA-glycosylase: MSEVQDHLKKGLAILFIGFNPSLRSGEVGHHYANPRNRFWKILYESGLTDRLYRPDEDHDLLEIGYGFTNIVSRPTRGAEDILPEEYATGRQQLREKLKTYQPQIACFVGKGVYLQYSQKAKASWGFQKEPIIEGIREFVAPSSSSLVRMPVDDIIDIYRHLSIEQ, translated from the coding sequence ATGTCAGAAGTTCAAGATCATTTGAAAAAAGGCTTAGCGATCTTATTTATCGGCTTTAATCCAAGTCTACGTTCAGGAGAAGTAGGGCACCATTATGCCAATCCACGTAACCGATTTTGGAAAATTCTTTATGAATCTGGTCTTACGGATCGATTGTATAGACCGGACGAAGATCACGATTTATTAGAAATAGGTTATGGATTTACAAATATCGTTTCCCGTCCTACCCGTGGAGCAGAAGATATTTTGCCTGAAGAATATGCAACAGGTCGTCAACAATTACGAGAAAAGCTAAAAACTTATCAACCCCAAATCGCTTGTTTTGTCGGTAAAGGAGTGTATCTTCAATACAGTCAAAAAGCTAAAGCATCATGGGGATTTCAAAAAGAGCCTATTATAGAAGGAATACGAGAATTTGTAGCTCCGTCTTCTAGCAGTCTTGTGCGAATGCCTGTAGACGATATTATTGATATTTATCGACATCTTTCTATAGAACAATAA
- a CDS encoding TetR/AcrR family transcriptional regulator: MAEKSNSRDLIVETAARLFFSQGYHATGLSQIIKESDTPKGSLYHYFPNGKEELAYVCIEKTNHHVLEKFKSVFEQHQTTGDAIQAFIRDMADDTEKSGFTGFLPFSFWAAVETSCISNKLRSACQDVFIDWQEVIAERLQQEGALEVRAKEAALLMISMMEGALIISLTNQSKQPMLIAADYLSAIMKTAVLTK, from the coding sequence ATGGCTGAAAAGTCTAACTCACGCGATCTGATTGTAGAGACAGCTGCGAGACTTTTCTTTTCACAAGGGTATCATGCTACAGGATTAAGTCAGATTATCAAAGAAAGTGATACGCCTAAAGGTTCTTTGTATCATTATTTTCCGAATGGCAAAGAAGAATTAGCCTATGTATGTATTGAGAAAACCAATCATCATGTATTGGAAAAGTTCAAATCTGTTTTTGAACAACATCAAACAACAGGCGATGCAATTCAAGCTTTTATTCGCGATATGGCAGATGATACTGAAAAATCCGGGTTTACTGGCTTTCTGCCTTTTAGTTTCTGGGCAGCAGTAGAAACGTCATGTATAAGTAACAAGCTACGATCCGCTTGTCAGGATGTTTTTATCGATTGGCAAGAAGTGATTGCAGAACGTTTGCAACAAGAAGGTGCTTTAGAAGTTCGTGCCAAAGAAGCTGCATTGCTCATGATATCAATGATGGAAGGTGCTTTGATTATTTCCCTAACCAATCAAAGTAAACAACCGATGTTGATCGCCGCCGATTACTTATCGGCTATCATGAAGACAGCTGTGTTAACAAAATAA
- a CDS encoding DHA2 family efflux MFS transporter permease subunit: MNADAIKGQPEGRQYKVLPIMISLLLSGFIGLFSETALNVAISSLMGLLSVDEATIQWLTTGYLLVLGILVPVSGLLLQWFSTRQLFITSLTFSIVGTIVAALSPNFEILLIARVLQAVGTGLLLPLLFNTILIIFPIEKRGAAMGLIGLVIMFAPAIGPAISGLILANLTWHWIFWISLPFLVIALIFGVMFLENVSTITKPKIDILSIVLSTLGFGGIVFGFSSAGEGSGGWGSPVVIGTLLLGAVSLLLFGFRQMKMKQPMINLRAFKFPMFTIGLILVFICMMMILSSMLILPLYLQQGMALTALGAGLVLLPGSLLNGFLSPVMGRLFDKFGPKWLVIIGLSIATIVLFLFTRIHSTTPVGLIIGLHASLMVGISMIMMPAQTNGLNQLPREYYPDGTAIMNTLQQVAGAIGTALAVSILSAGRANFLSGVANPKDPSNVLAAFTVGVQHAFIFAVVIAAIGLVCALFIKRVNVKHGM, translated from the coding sequence ATGAACGCAGATGCTATCAAAGGTCAGCCAGAAGGAAGACAGTACAAAGTATTACCAATTATGATTTCATTGTTATTAAGTGGATTTATCGGCTTATTCAGTGAAACTGCATTGAATGTAGCGATCAGTTCTTTGATGGGATTACTTAGTGTAGATGAAGCAACAATTCAATGGTTAACAACAGGATATTTATTGGTATTAGGTATTCTGGTTCCTGTATCTGGATTATTACTACAATGGTTCAGTACAAGACAATTATTTATTACTTCTTTAACATTTTCGATTGTTGGTACGATTGTAGCTGCATTGTCGCCTAACTTTGAAATCTTGTTAATTGCTCGTGTATTGCAAGCAGTAGGTACTGGATTGTTATTACCATTGCTATTTAATACGATTCTTATTATTTTCCCGATTGAGAAGCGTGGAGCAGCGATGGGCTTGATCGGTCTTGTTATTATGTTTGCACCAGCGATTGGACCTGCAATTTCAGGTCTGATTTTAGCTAATTTAACATGGCACTGGATTTTCTGGATTTCGTTGCCGTTTCTTGTGATCGCTTTGATCTTTGGAGTGATGTTCTTAGAAAATGTATCGACAATCACCAAGCCCAAAATCGATATTCTCTCGATTGTATTATCTACACTTGGATTCGGTGGTATCGTATTCGGATTCAGTAGTGCAGGTGAAGGTTCTGGCGGTTGGGGAAGCCCTGTTGTAATCGGAACTTTGTTGTTGGGTGCAGTATCTCTATTATTATTTGGCTTCCGCCAGATGAAAATGAAGCAACCGATGATCAACTTGCGTGCATTCAAATTCCCGATGTTTACAATCGGTCTGATTCTTGTATTTATCTGTATGATGATGATCTTATCGTCTATGTTGATCTTGCCATTGTACTTGCAACAAGGTATGGCGTTGACTGCATTGGGTGCAGGTCTTGTATTGTTGCCAGGTAGTCTATTGAATGGTTTCTTATCACCAGTCATGGGTCGTTTATTTGATAAATTCGGTCCGAAATGGTTAGTGATTATTGGTTTATCTATTGCTACGATTGTATTATTCTTATTCACTAGAATTCATTCTACAACTCCGGTGGGTCTGATTATTGGGTTACACGCTTCATTAATGGTGGGTATATCGATGATTATGATGCCAGCACAGACCAACGGTCTGAATCAGTTGCCACGTGAATACTATCCAGATGGTACAGCGATTATGAATACACTACAACAAGTTGCTGGAGCTATCGGTACAGCGCTCGCTGTAAGTATTCTGAGTGCTGGTCGTGCTAACTTCTTGAGTGGTGTCGCTAATCCGAAAGATCCGTCAAATGTATTAGCAGCATTTACAGTAGGGGTGCAACATGCCTTTATCTTTGCTGTGGTGATTGCAGCGATCGGTCTGGTATGTGCGCTGTTTATCAAACGTGTTAATGTTAAACACGGTATGTAA
- a CDS encoding flavin reductase family protein: MITIDPTSITNIDNYKLITGSVIPRPIAFVTSQSNTGVLNLAPFSYFNIVASDPPMLSISVARKNGEMKDTARNVIENKELVVHIVHEDLTEQMNHTAASLPGDQSELELTTLHTIPSDKIKVPGLEEALIRFECVLEQHVPISNDSGEVVQDLLLVRIICYHFDEKVVDAEHFYIWADVLKPVARLAGNNYAGLAQQFTIERPS; this comes from the coding sequence ATGATTACGATCGATCCCACATCTATTACTAATATAGATAATTATAAATTAATCACCGGTTCTGTGATTCCCAGACCAATCGCTTTTGTTACCAGTCAATCCAATACAGGTGTGCTTAATCTAGCTCCATTTAGTTATTTTAATATCGTGGCTTCTGATCCACCGATGCTTTCTATTTCGGTTGCACGCAAAAATGGAGAAATGAAAGATACTGCACGTAATGTCATCGAAAATAAAGAATTAGTAGTTCATATTGTGCATGAAGACTTAACCGAGCAGATGAACCATACAGCCGCTTCACTACCAGGCGATCAAAGCGAACTTGAATTAACGACTCTTCATACAATTCCTAGTGACAAAATAAAAGTTCCTGGTCTTGAAGAAGCGTTGATTCGTTTTGAATGTGTGTTAGAACAACATGTACCGATTAGTAATGATAGCGGTGAAGTTGTACAAGATTTACTGCTTGTACGTATTATTTGTTACCATTTTGATGAAAAAGTAGTCGATGCAGAACATTTCTATATCTGGGCAGATGTGTTGAAACCTGTCGCTCGTCTTGCAGGCAATAATTACGCAGGACTTGCACAACAATTTACGATAGAACGCCCGAGTTAA
- a CDS encoding ABC transporter substrate-binding protein: protein MKHQEHYITILLSLDDPAIHSTHTLTIEHLASLLHCTTRNVKWIIRKLQEEGHIHWQSGRGRGHHSTLTILHSLEHVLSLYFEQLLTQGKLQEAAQWLQHPQLPHTYVQRLQYRLEQQFGLHIEHHGSQTLDVLRINQSRILESLDPAFVFTAFESHLIGQMCNLLIAYQAESQTFVPQLAHYWESDNTDQCWTFYLRKGVRFHHGRTLTAQDVKYTWERLRDLDSPAFWQFTHVESVVIHNDYTISFVLQRSDPFFLNYISSLCMSILPHDHDMADKGRQLVGTGAFRLTTASEDHIILDAFDSYFEGRSLLDRVDIYFVTADYQADRRYQLFRQNKATDYTDPAQVNYKVIGCNFIMFNFCKEGIQHDFTFRQVIHMLLDRPLLTEQCSDYWLKPAYSLFPWKSKQTHAPTYSLEQAREYLQQTDYQGQPLNLNYLNRAENHAVCLWLQDRARSIGLIINLCPRDSFASQAVMQEADLFMGQEMLEENIVWGLLNFFSNRSTYVRQLLNPAQLKELDQLLVPFVAAPLPDYSKHVEKIEQFLHTSFLFIPVYHSNQKLLFDPSFQGLYPDAFGWIDLSKLWIKPTLSQKD, encoded by the coding sequence ATGAAACATCAAGAGCATTACATAACCATTCTATTGTCATTAGATGATCCAGCTATACATAGTACACATACGCTAACGATTGAACATTTAGCCTCTCTTCTGCACTGTACAACCCGCAATGTCAAATGGATTATACGTAAATTGCAAGAAGAAGGACATATTCACTGGCAAAGCGGTCGTGGTCGTGGACATCATTCTACGCTAACGATACTTCACTCACTCGAACATGTATTAAGTCTCTATTTCGAGCAACTGCTTACTCAAGGTAAATTGCAAGAAGCTGCGCAATGGTTACAACATCCACAGTTACCCCATACTTATGTTCAACGACTTCAATATCGGCTTGAACAGCAGTTTGGACTTCATATCGAACATCACGGTTCTCAGACACTCGATGTGTTACGGATTAACCAGAGTCGTATTTTAGAGTCATTAGACCCAGCATTTGTATTTACAGCTTTTGAGTCTCATTTGATCGGTCAAATGTGTAACTTATTAATAGCTTATCAAGCAGAATCGCAGACGTTTGTACCTCAATTGGCTCATTATTGGGAAAGCGATAATACCGATCAATGTTGGACATTTTATTTACGTAAAGGTGTTCGATTTCATCATGGTCGAACTTTAACGGCGCAGGATGTGAAATATACATGGGAGCGTCTACGCGATCTCGATTCACCGGCTTTTTGGCAATTTACACATGTTGAATCTGTAGTCATTCATAACGATTATACGATCAGCTTTGTTCTACAACGGTCTGATCCCTTTTTCTTGAACTATATTAGTTCATTGTGTATGTCGATTCTTCCGCATGATCATGATATGGCGGATAAAGGTCGACAATTGGTCGGAACAGGAGCTTTTCGCTTAACGACGGCTAGTGAAGATCATATTATATTAGATGCTTTTGATAGTTATTTTGAAGGAAGATCGTTGTTGGATCGGGTTGATATTTATTTTGTGACAGCTGATTATCAAGCAGACCGACGTTATCAGCTATTTCGTCAAAATAAAGCTACCGATTATACCGATCCAGCTCAAGTGAATTACAAAGTGATTGGATGTAACTTTATTATGTTCAATTTTTGCAAAGAAGGGATTCAGCACGATTTCACTTTTAGGCAAGTGATTCATATGTTGTTGGATCGTCCGCTGTTGACAGAGCAATGTTCTGATTATTGGCTCAAGCCTGCTTACAGCTTATTTCCGTGGAAAAGTAAACAAACACATGCTCCTACATATTCATTAGAACAAGCACGTGAATATCTGCAACAAACAGACTATCAAGGGCAACCTTTGAACCTGAATTATCTGAATCGAGCAGAAAACCATGCAGTCTGTCTATGGCTACAGGATCGTGCGCGTTCGATAGGTCTGATCATTAATCTATGCCCGCGCGATTCATTTGCTTCTCAAGCAGTGATGCAAGAAGCTGATTTATTTATGGGGCAAGAAATGTTAGAAGAAAATATCGTCTGGGGATTGCTTAACTTTTTTAGTAACCGCTCGACTTATGTACGTCAATTATTAAATCCTGCTCAGTTAAAAGAGTTAGATCAATTACTGGTTCCTTTTGTAGCGGCACCGTTGCCTGATTATAGTAAGCATGTTGAAAAGATTGAGCAATTTTTACACACTTCGTTTTTATTTATACCTGTCTATCATTCCAACCAAAAGTTGTTATTTGATCCTTCTTTTCAAGGGTTATATCCTGATGCATTTGGTTGGATCGATCTGTCCAAATTATGGATTAAGCCTACACTATCGCAAAAAGACTGA
- a CDS encoding MDR family MFS transporter has protein sequence MEFLQLHRTIQLRILTTFITRLTGTMIFPFMAIYFAGYLGAGIAGVLLFSSLMIQLVAGLYGGYLADRWGRKTLMVWGEGIQCLAFLGMMLANSPYLQSAWITFAMMIVHSLCNGLIIPASDAMLIDVSTPQTRTLMYSVNYWSINLAITFGAFIGGALFSSHRMELFGLLTVTGLLIWLITVFLITETYVLQASAQQTKRWNILTSGKLIIRNYHQVWKDRLFIIFVLGNMLLLSTEFHLTQYIGVRLQKEFVPQSMLIWGDWQLELNGIKVLSMIQIENTIGIVLLSLFLAGVIRRSKRQISWMNIAVLIYITGFAVMAFSNTLWILVGAMLLATVGELIHVPIRQSLLAQIINDQSRSSYMAVNGIGTQGARAIAALGITLGVWVPAYGMSIIIAIVGLIGFLCISYVISRVQASTKASSTQGVTKNQVTL, from the coding sequence ATGGAATTTTTGCAACTACATCGAACTATTCAACTGCGTATTTTGACTACATTTATAACCCGGTTAACAGGAACAATGATTTTTCCATTTATGGCGATTTATTTTGCTGGCTATCTTGGTGCAGGTATTGCAGGTGTTTTATTATTTTCTAGCTTAATGATTCAGCTTGTTGCAGGATTGTATGGTGGATATTTGGCAGATCGGTGGGGACGTAAAACGTTAATGGTATGGGGAGAAGGTATTCAATGTCTAGCTTTTCTCGGTATGATGCTAGCTAACTCGCCATACTTACAATCTGCATGGATTACATTTGCGATGATGATTGTACATAGTCTCTGCAATGGTCTAATTATACCGGCTTCAGATGCTATGTTAATTGATGTAAGTACACCACAGACGCGTACATTAATGTATAGCGTCAATTATTGGTCGATCAATCTCGCGATTACATTCGGAGCATTTATTGGTGGAGCGCTGTTCAGTTCACATCGGATGGAGTTGTTTGGACTATTGACGGTCACAGGGTTGCTGATCTGGTTGATCACAGTCTTTTTGATTACAGAAACGTATGTACTGCAAGCCAGTGCACAACAGACCAAGCGGTGGAATATCCTCACTAGCGGAAAATTGATTATTCGCAATTATCATCAAGTGTGGAAAGATCGACTTTTTATTATATTTGTTTTGGGAAATATGCTATTGTTATCTACTGAATTTCATCTGACTCAATATATAGGAGTTCGTCTGCAAAAAGAATTTGTTCCACAATCGATGTTGATCTGGGGCGATTGGCAGTTAGAACTAAACGGTATCAAAGTTCTAAGTATGATTCAGATCGAAAATACAATCGGGATTGTGCTTCTTTCCTTATTTCTTGCTGGCGTGATCCGTCGTTCCAAACGTCAAATTTCTTGGATGAATATAGCGGTTCTGATCTATATTACCGGTTTTGCAGTGATGGCATTTAGCAATACATTATGGATACTTGTTGGAGCAATGTTGTTAGCTACTGTAGGAGAGTTAATTCATGTGCCTATTCGTCAATCTCTACTAGCTCAAATTATCAACGATCAATCACGTAGTTCTTATATGGCTGTCAATGGAATAGGGACACAAGGAGCAAGAGCAATAGCCGCTCTAGGGATCACCTTAGGCGTATGGGTTCCTGCATACGGAATGTCGATCATAATCGCTATCGTTGGATTAATCGGATTTCTGTGTATTTCTTATGTGATCAGTCGGGTACAAGCTTCTACAAAAGCATCTTCAACACAAGGGGTTACCAAAAACCAAGTAACATTGTAA
- a CDS encoding uroporphyrinogen-III synthase, translating into MNKVAKPLSGKTIVIAGSRKLDEMSSLIQKQGGTAIVRSLQGVTTFKEQEMEQELRLFIENQPEWVIFTTGIGAKALFDAADRLGIKDAFVQTVQQAKIAIRGYKTYNFLKTQELAPDIRDSDGTMKGLEEQLESVTFTKEQIWIQLHGEPAPDLVQFLEAKGASSVHTLLPYLNIEPEAETLQQLRKDIQQSQIDAICFTTAVQVRYLFKDASKNGYEDELRSALNQQVLAVSVGKVTSEALTQAGITRIVAPENERMGAMIIEMAKYYEEQK; encoded by the coding sequence ATGAATAAAGTAGCCAAGCCGTTGAGTGGCAAAACGATTGTGATCGCAGGTTCTAGAAAATTAGATGAAATGTCGTCATTGATTCAAAAACAAGGTGGAACCGCTATTGTTCGATCGTTACAAGGTGTAACTACATTTAAAGAGCAAGAGATGGAGCAAGAATTACGTCTATTTATCGAAAATCAACCAGAATGGGTTATTTTCACAACAGGGATAGGTGCCAAAGCGTTGTTCGATGCCGCAGATCGCCTGGGAATCAAAGATGCATTTGTTCAAACTGTTCAACAAGCCAAAATCGCAATCCGTGGCTACAAAACATATAACTTTCTCAAAACCCAAGAACTAGCACCGGATATTCGAGACTCAGATGGCACGATGAAAGGTCTGGAAGAACAGTTAGAATCAGTTACTTTTACCAAAGAACAAATATGGATACAATTGCATGGAGAGCCTGCTCCAGATTTGGTTCAGTTTTTGGAAGCGAAAGGTGCTTCATCTGTACATACATTGTTGCCTTATCTCAATATTGAGCCTGAAGCAGAGACATTACAGCAATTGCGTAAAGATATCCAGCAGAGCCAAATCGATGCAATCTGCTTTACTACGGCTGTTCAAGTTCGTTATTTATTCAAAGACGCTTCTAAGAACGGATATGAGGATGAATTGCGATCTGCTCTGAATCAACAAGTACTGGCTGTATCTGTAGGCAAAGTAACATCAGAAGCGCTCACTCAAGCAGGCATCACACGCATCGTAGCTCCCGAAAATGAACGAATGGGTGCAATGATTATAGAAATGGCGAAATATTATGAGGAACAAAAGTAG
- the thiD gene encoding bifunctional hydroxymethylpyrimidine kinase/phosphomethylpyrimidine kinase: protein MTIPKTLTIAGSDTSGGAGIQADLKTFQELGVYGMTVLTTIVAMEPKTWDHQVFPIDLNVVEAQLRTVLDGIGFDALKTGMLGSVDIIELVAHHLNRYPMDRVVIDPVMVCKGTDEVLQPENTEAMLEFLIPGADLVTPNLFEASQLAKTGPITTEDQMKQAAAIIYERGAKHVLIKTRGKIKEGKALDLLYDGKTFDWFEVDAIATEFTHGAGCTTSAAVTAGLAKGLSVKDAYADAKNFITQAIANGFRLNEFVGPTLHVAHRLQLK, encoded by the coding sequence ATGACTATACCTAAAACGTTAACTATAGCCGGATCAGATACAAGCGGTGGAGCTGGTATTCAAGCCGATTTAAAAACTTTTCAGGAATTGGGCGTATATGGAATGACCGTTCTTACAACGATTGTTGCTATGGAGCCTAAAACATGGGATCATCAAGTATTCCCTATTGATCTGAATGTGGTGGAAGCGCAATTGCGTACCGTGTTAGATGGCATCGGATTTGATGCTTTGAAAACAGGTATGTTAGGTTCAGTAGACATTATTGAACTGGTGGCGCATCATCTGAATCGTTATCCTATGGATCGCGTAGTTATTGATCCTGTAATGGTATGCAAAGGCACAGATGAAGTTCTTCAACCGGAAAATACAGAAGCGATGTTAGAATTCTTGATTCCTGGTGCAGATCTAGTGACTCCGAACTTGTTTGAAGCTTCTCAATTGGCTAAAACAGGTCCTATCACTACAGAAGATCAAATGAAGCAAGCAGCTGCTATTATTTATGAGCGTGGAGCAAAGCACGTATTGATCAAAACACGCGGCAAGATCAAAGAAGGCAAAGCATTGGATTTATTGTATGATGGCAAAACATTTGACTGGTTCGAAGTTGATGCGATTGCAACGGAATTTACACATGGTGCAGGTTGTACCACTTCCGCAGCCGTAACAGCTGGACTTGCTAAAGGATTGTCGGTCAAAGATGCTTATGCTGACGCGAAAAACTTCATTACTCAAGCAATTGCTAACGGATTCCGTCTGAACGAATTTGTAGGTCCAACCCTGCATGTGGCACACCGTCTGCAATTGAAATAA
- a CDS encoding HPr family phosphocarrier protein, protein MRINTFKTEQNLDRGHLTAIANEASRFASDIRISFGNPDNRREVDVKSLLGMMLMIIPAGTEIELTTRGKDELEALESVQNLFEQVMFAPSV, encoded by the coding sequence ATGAGAATCAATACATTCAAAACAGAACAAAACTTAGACAGAGGTCACTTAACAGCAATCGCTAACGAAGCTTCACGCTTTGCTTCTGATATTCGTATTTCTTTTGGTAACCCTGACAACCGTAGAGAAGTTGATGTGAAAAGTCTTTTGGGTATGATGTTGATGATTATTCCTGCTGGAACAGAAATCGAATTAACTACTCGTGGTAAAGACGAATTGGAAGCTTTGGAAAGTGTACAAAACTTATTTGAACAAGTCATGTTCGCACCATCTGTTTAA
- a CDS encoding AraC family transcriptional regulator, with translation MLRSIETNREVVERFLISPSLFSQSGGLRIAQAGRYFLKAHSRRLFTGIDNCFWIANRHGGVIIHKGQSYILGSYNVWCISPNEPFEYINNMDEDLETYYICFTGPQARLLIEQSGMHQGYSEVSAELFDQLQEKFEQILATNEDSNEFSSELRRLELLYSIFAELSSDHPSHVNHYVSDVLSSTTSWMEEAIAYIHSHYDRGITVADVASHVGVHRTHFSKQFHQVHQTPPAEYIRSLKMSKARQLLTETNYSLAEIAYSVGYPDLFSFSKAFKKHTGITPKKYRTERF, from the coding sequence ATGCTTCGTTCTATTGAAACAAATCGTGAAGTGGTTGAACGGTTTCTTATTTCTCCTTCCTTATTCTCACAATCCGGAGGATTAAGAATTGCTCAAGCGGGTCGTTATTTTCTCAAAGCCCATAGTAGACGTTTATTTACAGGCATTGATAATTGCTTTTGGATCGCTAATCGACATGGCGGAGTGATTATTCATAAAGGTCAAAGTTATATTCTTGGCTCTTACAACGTATGGTGTATTTCTCCTAATGAGCCTTTTGAATATATTAATAATATGGATGAAGATCTGGAAACGTATTATATTTGTTTTACCGGTCCTCAAGCCAGATTACTTATAGAGCAAAGTGGTATGCATCAAGGATATAGTGAAGTTAGTGCAGAATTATTTGATCAATTACAAGAAAAGTTCGAACAGATTTTAGCTACTAATGAAGATTCCAATGAATTTAGCAGTGAATTGCGACGATTGGAATTGTTATATAGCATTTTTGCAGAATTATCTTCTGACCATCCTTCTCATGTGAATCATTATGTATCCGATGTGTTATCATCGACGACTTCTTGGATGGAAGAAGCGATCGCTTATATTCATAGTCATTATGATCGCGGGATTACAGTAGCAGATGTCGCCAGTCATGTCGGTGTACATCGTACTCATTTTAGTAAACAATTTCATCAGGTTCATCAGACTCCTCCAGCTGAATATATTCGTAGTCTCAAAATGAGCAAAGCACGTCAATTACTTACCGAAACCAATTATTCATTAGCAGAAATTGCTTACTCGGTCGGCTATCCTGATCTATTCTCATTCTCCAAAGCTTTCAAAAAACATACTGGAATCACACCGAAAAAGTACAGAACAGAGCGCTTCTAA
- a CDS encoding ABC transporter substrate-binding protein, with the protein MKNIKMKSSFVLALTLLLTVVLSACGNSSDSSADGKVTISFLHWRGEDTQAFQKIIDQFEAKNPNIKVDMQTLTSDQYQSTAQAKLTDGSVGDVFASFPGAQYAALSKAGLYTDLTNESFLKNYNADLIDVGAKDGKQWAVPYQLVYNQPIYNTEIFKKYNLTPPTDWDGFLKLCATLKQNGIIPIAFAGADIGPGQLMNTMVMNNEPSEDIFTKVEAGQAKLTDEFWVKTLTQFKELNDNGYFQDNSLGTKDAAAGALFIQGKAAMLASGSYQLAQNAKQNPELKQALLAPITVSADQAKYEGVHTSTFMLGVNSRSKHQAEAKKFLEFLSQPDVASQYANETGQNVTLKDITYDSPELKIAGDWADKKTIFQPRFTILNSENQKAVTNSIQSVLGGATPEQAAQDAQAIVDQQIK; encoded by the coding sequence ATGAAAAATATAAAAATGAAATCTTCTTTTGTTTTGGCACTGACTTTACTACTGACGGTGGTTCTATCTGCTTGTGGAAATAGTTCGGACAGCTCGGCAGATGGAAAAGTAACGATCAGCTTTTTACATTGGCGTGGAGAAGATACACAGGCGTTCCAGAAAATCATTGATCAATTTGAAGCGAAAAATCCAAATATCAAAGTAGATATGCAGACATTAACTTCAGATCAATATCAATCTACAGCACAAGCTAAATTAACCGATGGTTCTGTAGGAGATGTATTTGCTTCTTTCCCGGGTGCACAATACGCAGCTTTATCCAAAGCAGGTCTATATACAGATTTAACCAATGAGTCTTTTTTGAAAAATTACAATGCAGACTTAATTGATGTAGGTGCCAAAGATGGCAAGCAATGGGCGGTACCGTATCAATTGGTGTACAACCAACCGATCTATAATACTGAAATTTTCAAAAAATATAATTTGACCCCTCCAACCGATTGGGACGGATTCCTTAAATTATGTGCAACACTCAAACAAAACGGAATTATTCCGATTGCTTTTGCTGGAGCAGATATTGGTCCAGGGCAGTTAATGAATACAATGGTGATGAATAACGAACCAAGCGAAGATATTTTCACCAAAGTTGAAGCAGGTCAAGCCAAATTAACAGATGAATTCTGGGTCAAAACGCTCACTCAATTTAAAGAGTTGAATGATAATGGTTATTTCCAAGATAACTCGCTAGGAACGAAAGACGCAGCAGCAGGTGCTTTATTTATTCAAGGAAAAGCAGCGATGTTAGCGAGCGGTTCTTATCAACTAGCACAGAATGCAAAACAGAATCCAGAACTAAAACAAGCATTATTAGCACCTATTACTGTATCGGCAGATCAAGCCAAATATGAAGGGGTACACACCAGTACATTTATGTTAGGTGTAAATAGTCGCTCTAAACATCAAGCAGAAGCTAAAAAATTCCTTGAGTTTTTGAGTCAACCGGATGTGGCTAGTCAGTATGCAAATGAAACAGGACAAAATGTAACATTGAAAGATATCACTTATGATAGTCCAGAATTGAAAATTGCTGGCGATTGGGCGGACAAAAAGACTATATTCCAACCTCGTTTTACTATTTTGAATTCTGAAAATCAAAAAGCAGTCACCAACTCTATTCAATCGGTGCTAGGTGGAGCAACACCTGAACAAGCTGCGCAAGATGCACAAGCGATTGTAGATCAACAAATTAAGTAA